Proteins encoded in a region of the Quercus lobata isolate SW786 chromosome 8, ValleyOak3.0 Primary Assembly, whole genome shotgun sequence genome:
- the LOC115957465 gene encoding glycine-rich protein DC7.1-like, giving the protein MAYSKTFLLLGLVFAVVLLVSSEVSARELAQETVQTDAVNKDKHGHHHGHDHRHGHGHGHGHGHHGKPGHGAAGEKLEETDQN; this is encoded by the exons ATGGCTTACTCAAAGACTTTCCTTCTTCTTGGTCTTGTCTTTGCTGTGGTTCTTCTCGTCTCCTCCGAGGTCTCAGCTCGTGAGCTAGCTC AGGAGACTGTGCAAACTGACGCAGTGAATAAGGACAAGCATGGTCATCACCATGGACACGATCACAGACACGGACACGGCCATGGCCATGGCCATGGACACCATGGCAAACCAGGTCATGGTGCTGCTGGAGAGAAACTTGAAGAGACCGACCAAAATTAG